A window from Populus trichocarpa isolate Nisqually-1 chromosome 3, P.trichocarpa_v4.1, whole genome shotgun sequence encodes these proteins:
- the LOC18097267 gene encoding uncharacterized protein LOC18097267 isoform X6 has translation MDLSEVERYFFRKVQTIDYYTTVLKIKGLEDMPVGFYYFGEYMEDPATIGHPVAMQKFYADTDIFLFWSYGNSFDIKRPTVAELAKKVVMSMGAKVEEEVLQRRFKYFPHVGSQEMKDGFYEKLESELQGQRNTYYVGGLMAFELTERNSSYAMDLICKHFANNNSVPMFPYVKSLFSLKSDCWDRNPKELGEGVEFPDLSTLDGYLKHWGTESMTKDKTLYTWIGEDGAVVCQRTYAELHAKASCIARKLLTSRKPVIKPGDRVLLVYVPGLDFIDAFFGCLRAKVLPVPVLPPDPLQRGGQALLKIESIAKSCNAVAILSTLLYHSAVRAGSVKNLISLAGKNGKWPNLPWMHTDSWLKDSKVLAPGNIAYESECQPDDLCFLQFTSGSTGDAKGVMITHGGLIHNVKLMKRIYKSTSKTVLVSWLPQYHDMGLIGGLFTALVSGGSAILFSPMTFIKNPLLWLQIMSKYNATHSAGPNFAFELLIRRLEYADKDKVRNFDLSSLIFLMVAAEPVRQRTLKRFVELTRPFGLSQEVMAPGYGLAENCVFVSCAYGEGKPILVDWQGRVCCGYVEPNGEDIDIRIVDPESNEELKESGKEGEIWISSPSAGIGYWGREELSQSTFRNVLQNHPGRKYTRTGDLGRIIDGKVFITGRIKDLIIVAGRNIYSTDVEKTVESASELLRPGCCAVIGVPEEVLSSKGISLPDCSDQVGLVVIAEVRDAKHVDKDVVENIKTRVAEEHGVTVASIKLIKPRTISKTTSGKIKRFECLKHFTDGTLNTVPDPFFAKRKLLRSFTTGTSKEGLTPRSRFATSPLPTAKFSKKEIVEFLKGLVSEQTGIPIKNISATESLVSYGIDSIGVVRAAQKLSDFLGVPVGAVDIFTATCIADLASFSENLAMKSQPHLMNSQSYQPEPDIDSAEFDTEVSTTRLISVWFFQLLALVYVCAMLSFPAYFSVSAFTSLLSASHMLNEEFPWWNYLIPLALAPLAWILGIISTCISIAFLGNSFLKPNYALAPEVSIWSIHFVKWWALYKAQEISSKVFAEHLRGTVFLNYWFEMLGAKIGSSVLLDTVDITDPSLVSIGDGAVIAEGALLQSHEVKNGILSFQAIRIGRNSSVGPYAVIQKGSTLGEEADVQPLQKTEGGKAVLKSSKAHNVQKGAMLSDKATYHFMGIYMVGLLSTLSAAIIYFLYIWLSQKPASIQHFSFLCISGAFHWTPFTIIAYATMIANVPSNPATFAISVAIVYLAHGLILSLLTCTLTHFLAEKQEKRESHMKAWLRHRITIACHLRFAKLLSGTEAFCIYLRLLGASVGQHCSIRAVNPVSDPELITIGDGVHLGDFSRMIAGFYSSSGFTQGKIEVQDNSVVGSQSLILPGSVVQKDVILGALSVAPANSVLRQGGVYIGSQTPVMIKNTMHALDDRIEEMDYKYKKIVGNLAATLAANTLKVKARYFHRIGVSGKGYLKIYDNLKGFPDHKIFQAGKSYPIVVRHSNGMSADDDARIDLRGAAIRILSDDNGSNSSSLLDLTLKTGKAFYARTIADFATWLVCGLPAREQHVKRAPHIRDAVWMSLRNANSFADLHYYSNICRLFRFSDGQEMYVKFKLRPGDENISEDSGKVEPMGILPPETGAIPRDEKDTRPLLFLAEDFQSRVSSPGGVRYIFQLQIRPVPHDDATCDVALDCTKPWDESEFPYIDIGEVHIDQNLTGAESEALEFNPYIRCHEVDVIRATSSSQSASIDHGRSLIYEICQHLRNGEPLPEAWRIFIEQSDVKVDLSGCPMAAALEKKDSGKVTLARTWYQTLWVIFAQPLLQTFLPYFLMGLLIFAPLNWILLLKESKKVAMHWFLPLVWVSSGVLAALACVVAKWILVGKKKEGQTVQIWSIGVFMDTVWQAFRTVVGDYFMEMTSGSILFLLWLKLMGSDIDLDQGAYVDSMGAALNPEMVEIERGGCVGREALLFGHIYEGEGGKVKFGRIRVGEGGFVGSRAIAMPGVRVEIGGNLSALSLAMKEEIVRSM, from the exons ATGGATCTCAGTGAAGTCGAAAGATATTTCTTCAGAAAAGTTCAGACAATCGACTACTACACCACTGTTTTAAAGATCAAAGGGCTAGAAGACATGCCAGTTGGATTTTATTACTTTGGTGAATATATGGAAGATCCTGCAACAATTGGACATCCCGTTGCGATGCAGAAATTCTATGCTGACACTgacattttcttattttggtcCTATGGGAACTCTTTCGATATAAAGCGACCAACAGTCGCTGAGCTAGCCAAGAAGGTAGTCATGTCCATGGGGGCAAAAGTTGAGGAAGAAGTTCTCCAGAGAAGATTCAAGTACTTCCCCCATGTTGGTAGCCAAG AAATGAAGGATGGATTCTATGAGAAACTGGAGTCTGAACTTCAAGGCCAGAGGAACACTTACTATGTTGGTGGGCTCATGGCATTTGAACTCACGGAGAGAAATTCATCTTATGCCATGGATCTTATCTGCAAGCATTTTGCAAATAACAACTCGGTACCTATGTTTCCATATGTTAAG agtttgttttctttgaaatcGGATTGCTGGGATAGAAATCCAAAAGAACTAGGTGAAGGAGTGGAGTTTCCTGATCTTTCTACACTTGATGGTTACTTGAAACACTGGGGAACTGAAAGTATGACGAAGGACAAAACACTCTATACGTGGATTGGTGAAGATGGGGCTGTAGTATGTCAAAGAACTTATGCAGAACTTCATGCGAAAGCTTCCTGCATTGCTCGTAAACTCTTGACCAGCCGAAAACCAGTTATCAAGCCCGGTGACCGGGTCCTCTTAGTCTATGTACCAGGGCTGGACTTTATTGATGCCTTTTTTGGGTGCTTAAGAGCCAAGGTCCTACCAGTCCCAGTCCTCCCACCAGATCCTCTGCAAAGAGGTGGGCAAGCACTGTTGAAGATTGAAAGCATTGCTAAATCTTGCAATGCAGTTGCAATTCTGTCAACCCTTCTTTATCACTCCGCAGTTCGGGCAGGTTCTGTGAAGAATCTAATCTCATTAGCAGGGAAAAATGGGAAATGGCCGAACCTTCCATGGATGCATACAGATTCTTGGCTCAAGGACTCCAAAGTCCTGGCTCCAGGAAACATAGCATATGAATCTGAATGTCAGCCGGATGATTTGTGTTTTCTGCAGTTCACTTCAGGGTCAACTGGTGATGCTAAAGGTGTAATGATAACTCATGGTGGTCTTATTCACAATGTGAAGTTGATGAAGAGGATATATAAGAGCACCTCAAAGACAGTACTAGTCAGCTGGCTTCCGCAATACCATGACATGGGGCTAATTGGTGGACTTTTTACTGCTCTAGTTAGTGGTGGATCAGCAATTTTGTTTTCTCCAATGACTTTTATCAAGAACCCTCTTCTATGGCTTCAGATCATGAGCAAATACAACGCTACTCACAGTGCCGGTCCCAACTTCGCCTTTGAACTGCTAATCCGAAGATTGGAGTATGCTGACAAGGATAAGGTTCGAAACTTTGACCtctcttctttgattttcctCATGGTTGCTGCTGAACCAGTGAGGCAGAGAACTTTGAAAAGATTTGTTGAGCTCACTAGGCCTTTTGGTCTTTCGCAAGAAGTAATGGCTCCTGGTTATGGATTGGCCGAGAATTGTGTGTTCGTCAGCTGTGCATATGGAGAAGGTAAGCCCATATTGGTAGACTGGCAAGGAAGAGTCTGTTGCGGGTATGTGGAACCAAATGGTGAAGATATTGACATCCGAATAGTCGATCCAGAGTCCAATGAGGAGCTGAAAGAATCTGGAAAGGAAGGAGAGATATGGATTAGTAGTCCGAGTGCTGGAATTGGGTACTGGGGAAGGGAGGAACTTAGCCAAAGTACTTTCAGAAATGTGCTTCAAAATCATCCAGGAAGAAAATATACAAGAACCGGAGACTTGGGACGGATTATTGATGGAAAGGTGTTCATCACGGGAAGAATCAAGGATCTGATTATAGTAGCCGGAAGGAATATTTACTCTACAGATGTAGAAAAAACAGTTGAGAGTGCATCCGAACTTCTACGCCCAGGTTGCTGTGCTGTCATTGGTGTTCCTGAGGAAGTCTTGTCATCAAAAGGGATTTCACTTCCTGATTGTTCTGACCAGGTTGGCTTGGTTGTAATTGCCGAGGTTAGAGATGCTAAGCATGTTGATAAGGATGTGGTGGAGAACATAAAGACTCGTGTCGCAGAAGAACATGGCGTGACTGTGGCTTCTATCAAGCTGATCAAGCCCAGGACTATCAGCaaaacaacatcaggtaaaatcaAGAGGTTCGAATGCCTCAAACATTTTACTGATGGAACTCTAAACACAGTGCCAGACCCATTTTTCGCAAAACGAAAATTGCTTCGTTCATTCACCACCGGGACATCTAAAGAGGGATTAACTCCTCGATCTCGGTTTGCAACATCTCCTTTACCAACCGCCAAATTCAGCAAAAAAGAAATAGTAGAATTTCTGAAGGGGCTTGTTTCTGAGCAAACAGGAATTCCTATCAAGAATATCTCTGCTACCGAGAGTCTTGTATCGTATGGAATTGACTCGATAGGTGTGGTCAGAGCGGCTCAAAAACTTTCAGATTTCCTCGGTGTGCCAGTTGGTGCAGTCGATATCTTCACTGCCACCTGCATTGCAGACTTGGCAAGCTTCTCAGAGAATCTTGCGATGAAGTCTCAACCTCACCTCATGAACTCTCAATCCTATCAACCAGAACCTGATATTGATTCTGCTGAGTTTGACACAGAAGTTTCCACGACTCGCCTAATCAGTGTCTGGTTTTTCCAACTTCTTGCCCTTGTTTATGTCTGTGCCATGCTGAGCTTTCCTGCTTATTTTTCAGTTTCGGCTTTCACAAGTTTGCTTTCAGCAAGTCATATGCTAAATGAGGAATTTCCCTGGTGGAATTACTTGATTCCCTTGGCATTGGCTCCTCTTGCTTGGATCCTTGGCATCATTTCTACTTGTATTAGCATTGCTTTCTTGGGGAATTCTTTCTTGAAACCTAACTATGCCCTGGCCCCTGAAGTATCTATCTGGTCTATTCACTTTGTCAAGTGGTGGGCACTGTACAAGGCCCAAGAAATCTCTTCAAAAGTTTTTGCAGAGCATTTGAGAGGAACTGTGTTCCTTAATTATTGGTTTGAGATGCTCGGCGCTAAGATCGGATCTTCAGTTTTGCTTGATACAGTTGACATTACAGATCCATCTCTAGTTTCAATTGGAGATGGAGCTGTAATTGCGGAAGGGGCATTGCTTCAAAGCCATGAGGTAAAGAATGGAATCTTGAGCTTCCAAGCCATTAGAATCGGCCGAAATTCTTCGGTTGGCCCTTACGCTGTAATCCAGAAAGGAAGTACATTGGGAGAAGAAGCAGATGTGCAGCCCTTGCAGAAGACAGAAGGTGGAAAAGCTGTACTCAAATCTAGCAAGGCTCACAATGTTCagaag GGTGCAATGCTGTCTGATAAGGCCACCTACCACTTCATGGGCATCTACATGGTTGGTCTCCTCAGCACTCTCTCAGCAGCCATTATCTACTTCCTTTACATTTGGCTATCTCAAAAGCCTGCCTCCATTCAACACTTCTCATTTCTCTGCATCTCTGGAGCCTTTCACTGGACTCCATTCACCATCATTGCTTATGCTACAATGATTGCTAATGTCCCATCAAACCCAGCCACCTTTGCAATCTCAGTTGCTATTGTTTACTTGGCTCATGGCCTGATACTCAGCCTCCTCACATGCACTCTGACCCATTTTCTTGctgaaaaacaagagaaaagggAATCCCACATGAAAGCCTGGCTCCGGCATAGAATTACCATTGCCTGCCACCTTAGATTTGCCAAACTCCTGTCAGGAACAGAAGCATTCTGCATTTATTTGCGCCTTTTGGGTGCAAGTGTAGGTCAGCATTGTTCCATCAGGGCTGTCAATCCTGTATCAGACCCAGAGCTCATTACAATTGGTGATGGTGTGCACCTTGGTGACTTCAGTCGGATGATTGCTGGCTTCTATTCATCCAGTGGGTTTACTCAAGGAAAAATTGAAGTGCAGGACAATTCGGTTGTCGGGAGTCAAAGCCTCATCCTCCCTGGTTCGGTTGTTCAAAAGGATGTTATTCTTGGAGCTCTTTCAGTGGCTCCTGCAAATTCAGTTCTTCGACAAGGCGGCGTCTATATTGGATCTcaaactccagttatgatcaagaACACCATGCATGCCTTGGATGACAGGATAGAAGAGATGGACTACAAATACAAGAAGATAGTTGGCAATTTAGCTGCAACTTTGGCTGCCAATACTCTGAAGGTTAAAGCAAGGTATTTCCATCGAATTGGTGTTAGTGGGAAGGGATACCTGAAGATTTATGACAACCTGAAAGGATTTCCAGACCACAAGATATTCCAGGCTGGGAAGAGCTATCCTATTGTAGTCAGGCATAGCAACGGCATGAGTGCTGATGATGATGCAAGAATCGATCTACGTGGAGCAGCGATAAGAATACTTTCAGATGACAATGGAAGCAACTCTTCTTCGCTTCTTGATCTAACATTGAAGACAG GCAAGGCATTCTATGCACGCACGATTGCTGATTTTGCAACATGGTTAGTTTGTGGACTTCCTGCAAGGGAGCAGCATGTGAAGCGAGCCCCACATATCCGTGATGCAGTTTGGATGTCTCTTCGCAATGCGAATTCTTTTGCTGATCTACACTACTACTCAAATATCTGCAGGCTCTTCAGGTTTTCCGACGGTCAGGAAATGTATGTGAAATTCAAATTGCGGCCTGGTGACGAAAACATAAGTGAGGATTCAGGTAAAGTTGAGCCTATGGGAATTCTCCCACCAGAAACAGGTGCAATTCCACGGGATGAAAAGGATACTCGTCCCTTACTTTTCCTAGCCGAAGATTTCCAAAGCCGTGTAAGTTCTCCAGGAGGCGTTCGCTACATTTTCCAGCTGCAAATCCGACCTGTTCCACATGATGATGCCACTTGTGACGTTGCACTTGACTGCACCAAACCATGGGATGAGTCTGAATTCCCTTACATTGATATAGGGGAAGTTCACATTGATCAAAATCTCACCGGTGCAGAATCAGAAGCACTAGAGTTTAATCCTTATATTCGATGCCATGAGGTGGATGTGATCCGGGCCACTTCATCCTCCCAAAGTGCTTCAATTGATCATGGTCGTTCATTGATCTATGAAATTTGTCAGCATTTGAGGAATGGAGAACCACTTCCAGAAGCTTGGAGGATCTTCATAGAACAAAGTGATGTTAAAGTGGACCTTTCAGGCTGTCCAATGGCAGCAGCATTGGAGAAAAAGGACTCGGGAAAAGTTACACTAGCAAGGACATGGTATCAGACCTTATGGGTCATTTTTGCTCAACCATTGCTGCAAACATTTCTTCCGTACTTCCTGATGGGGTTGCTCATCTTTGCTCCACTGAACTGGATTCTTCTCTTGAAGGAAAGCAAGAAAGTCGCAATGCATTGGTTTCTTCCTTTGGTTTGGGTTTCTTCAGGAGTTCTAGCAGCATTAGCATGTGTTGTGGCCAAGTGGATTCTTGtggggaaaaagaaagaaggccAAACAGTACAGATTTGGAGCATAGGAGTCTTCATGGACACTGTGTGGCAAGCTTTCAGAACTGTAGTAGGGGACTACTTCATGGAAATGACTAGTGGGTCTATCTTATTTTTGCTATGGCTAAAGCTCATGGGTTCAGacattgatttggaccaaggaGCTTATGTAGATAGCATGGGAGCAGCATTGAATCCAGAAATGGTGGAGATTGAGAGAGGTGGTTGTGTAGGAAGAGAAGCTTTACTGTTTGGACATATATATGAAGGTGAAGGAGGGAAAGTTAAGTTTGGCAGGATAAGAGTTGGAGAAGGTGGATTTGTAGGGAGTAGAGCAATTGCCATGCCTGGTGTTAGAGTAGAAATAGGAGGCAATCTTAGTGCTCTTTCTCTTGCCATGAAAGAAGAAATTGTTAGGTCTATGTGA